TCCAGAAACCCTTACTTTATTTCCAAATGTTTCATGAATTTCTTTGACTATGCTTTTGAATTCCTCTATTGTATGGGGTTTTATCCCTTCAACTATTGGAGCATTTTCAAGAATTAATCCTTGCTCAATTTTATTTGCAAATCTCATTAATATTACTGCTTTTGCCCCCCAATCTACCAAATCACCAACTGTTTTTATAAGTTCTTTTCCATCATTAACTCCTGGCACAACTATTATGGCACAATGAACCTCACAATTTTCGCAGAAGTACTTTAGGCATTCAAGGGAGGTTTTTGCATTTTTGTCATTCATCCATTCCTTTCTTAATTTTTCATTTGTGGAAAATACAGAAAATGTAACTTCATCTACACCATAATCAACCAAATTTTTTGCAATATCTAAACTTCCAAATCCCTTCCCAGATGTATATCCAAGGTGTATTTTTAATCCCATATCACTGATATATTTACACAACTCTTCTAAAAATGGATAGCAACTTATGTCTCCTCCGCCTGTGATATTTACCTTATCATATTTATTAAAAAATAGTGCACCTTGAACTTGTTGGAGAACAAATGGTAACGGTAAAAAATTTCCATTCATTTCTCTTACAGAGTATGTGCAGTAATCACACCCAATTTGAAATGTGCAATGTTTGCATCCAAATGGAAACACGTCCTTAGAGTTTGCTTTTCTAAAATAGCAAAACCTACAAAATCCATTACAATCTTTTCCCGGCTCGCCTTTTAGATCTACAAGTAATTGGGCTTTTTTATTTTTTTTATTATCTTCAAAATCCATCCTAAGGTTCATTCCAAAATTCATAACTCTTCACTATTTTATTTTTTTAGTTTATTAGCTTGATATAAATGTATTAAAATAAAATTTATGAGTATACTCACACATGAAAAATTGACGAAAATATTAAAATTGTAATATAGTCAAGGACAATTATTAAGGCACATTTGATTGCCTTCCAATAGGAAGGCAGTCATTCTTACTTTGTATTATTTTAATTTTATTTTGTCGATCTATTATATTATTATGAGATGACCATAACCAAACATAAATCATGATAAAAATTTAGGTGAGAATATTACTTAATTAATCTTATCTTGTTTGCATAGTTCCAAAATGGAATAATATATAAAGTTTTCGGTTTGAATTTAATGGAAAATTGAATATATATAATCATCTAATAATAACCCGTGTAATAATCAAAGTGTAGGAGTGGTTCCTATGGTAAAGTATGAAGATAAGATAAACTTGTATGATGCAAAAGGAAATCTTGTTGAAGAAAATGTGCCATTAGAAGCAATAAGCCCATTACACAACCCAACAATCCAAAAAATTGTTAAAGATATTAAGAGGACAGTTGCAGTTAACTTAGCAGGTATTGAAAATGCATTAAAAACTGGAGCAGTTGGAGGAAAAGCTTGTATAATTCCAGGTAGAACATTAGACTTACCAATCGTAGAAAATGCTGAAACAATTATGGACTATGTTGAAAAATTGTTAAGAGTTTCCCCAGATGACGACACAAACTTGAAACTCATTAATGGCGGAAAACAAATGGCTGTTCAGTTGCCATCAAAAAGATTAGAAGTTGCTGCAGAATACTCAGTTTCAATGTTGAATACAGCAATGGCTTTAAAAGAAGCAATTATCAAGACATTTGATGTAGACATGTTCGATGCTCCAATGGTTCATGCAGCAATCTTAGGAAGATACCCACAAGTTCCTGACTACATGGGAGCAAACATCGCTTCATTATTAGGGGCTCCAACAAACTTAGAAGGTTTAGGTTACGCTTTAAGAAACATCATGGTAAACCACTATGTTGCTACAACAAAGAAAAACATAATGAACGCTGTTGCATTTGCGTCAATAATGGAACAAACAGCAATGTTTGAAATGGGAGATGCAATTGGAGTATTCGAAAGATTACACTTACTTGGTTTAGCATACCAAGGATTAAACGCAGACAACTTGGTAATTGACTTAGTAAAAGCAAATGGTAAGAACGGAACTGTTGGTACCGTTGTAGCATCAGTTGTTGAAAGAGCATTAGAAGATGGTGTCATTACAGAAGACAAGAAATTACCGTCAGGATTCGTAATGTACAAACCAGTTGATGTTGCTAAATGGAACGCTTACGCAGCAGCAGGTTTAGTTGCTGCAGTTATCGTAAACTGTGGTGCAGCAAGAGCAGCACAAAACGTTGCATCAACAATCTTGTACTACAACGACATACTTGAATACGAAACTGGATTACCAGGAGTTGACTTTGGTAGAGCAGAAGGTACTGCAGTTGGTTTCAGTTTCTTCAGCCACTCCATCTACGGTGGGGGAGGTCCAGGTATCTTCCACGGAAACCACGTTGTTACAAGACACAGCAAAGGATTTGCAATCCCACCAGTATGTGCTGCGATGTGTGTAGATGCTGGAACCCAGATGTTCTCACCAGAAAAAACATCAGCATTAGTTGGTGCAGTTTACAGTGCAATTGATGAATTCAGAGAACCATTGAAATACGTAATTGAAGGGGCATTAGAAATTAAAGACAAAATCTAAGTGATTTAGATGATAGAAGTTGAAGTTTTTCCTCACAGATATTTAAAAGCCACTACAACTGAAAAATTTCTAAATAAAGTTTATGCCTTAGAAACTACTGAAAGAATTATTATCCATGGGCAGCCCCTCCCAAAAACCGTTTACTATGGGCCTGCAAAAGGAACACCAGTAAATCATTCAGAAAGAAAAATAATTAGCGTTGGAGGAGTTCCTGTAGAACTTACAGTTATGGCAGGGAGGTTTTGGATAACGCTTAAAGATGACAGCGAGTTAGACAAACTCAAAGAAATCTGTGAAGAGCTCTTCCCATTTGGATACAACATTAAAGTTGGTAAATTCTTGAAAGATAAGCCAACAGTAACTGACTATATAAAGTATGGAGAGAGATTTGTCAATGAAATAGATAAAAGATTGATTGGAATTACCGATCCAAGAAGTAAATTTGAATCTGCCGTCAAAATAATTCCAAAAGAAGAAGAAAAAGAAGATGAGGAAAAAAGTAGTAAAGAGGAGTAATATGCCAGTAGGTAGAAAAGAACAAATCATTGACTGTAGGGCAGTAATGGGTCTCGGTGAAGGTGGAGGACTGGCTCAGAGAGGTACTTTTGCAGAGGCATTAAGAAATGATGTAGTAGTAGTTGCAATGTCACCAGGGAGGAGGCATATAACAAAACCAGTATGTGAAATAACCTATGGAATCAGGGAAGCAGGGATTCAGACAAGTGTTCTTGTATTAGATGCTGGAAGCGGAATTCCTCACGATGCTCCACATGGCAGTTTAGGTTCAACCTTTGGGCTTAAGCCTGAAGAGGCTGCCCAAATAAATAGACATAAATTGTGTGTTGTGCATTTTGGAAATGTAATCAACCACGTGGTTTATAAAGCTCGATTGCTCTTGAGATACGTTGAAATACCAACAATTGTCGTTTGCCAGTGTCCAGTAGATATGGAAGATTTCGCAAAGGTTGGGGTTAAAACTCTAAATGTTATGCCTGTTGAACCACAAACAAAAGGAATGATTGTTGATATAGTGACAGGTGTAGTTAGGGGTGAATCTTGCCCACAAACTAAGATTGATGAGATAATTGAAAAAATCAAAAAGCACTTAACTTAATGAGGTGATTTTATGGCATACAAGCCTCAATTCTACCCAGGTGAAACAAAAATTGCACAAAACAGAAGAAACCACATGAACCCAGATGTTGAATTGGAAAAGTTAAGAGAAATTCCAGATGAAGATGTTGTAAAAATAATGGGTCACAGACAACCAGGGGAAGATTACAAAACAATTCACCCACCATTAGAAGAAATGGACTTACCAGAGGACTACGTAAGGGATTTAGTTGAGCCAATCAACGGAGCAAAAGAAGGACACAGAATTAGATACATCCAGTTCGCAGATTCAATGTACTTCGCTCCTGCTCAACCATACGACAGAGCAAGAACATACATGTGGAGATTCAGAGGGGTAGATACAGGTACCTTATCAGGAAGACAAGTTATCGAAATGAGAGAAAGCGACTTAGAGGCATTGTCCAAGAACTTCCTTATCGATACAGCATTCTTCGACCCAGCAAGATGTGGTATCAGGGGGGCAACTGTCCACGGGCACTCATTAAGATTGGATGAAAATGGTTTGATGTTCGACGCTCTCCAAAGATATGTTTACGATGAGAAAACAGGACACGTAGTATACGTAAAAGACCAAGTTGGAAGACCATTGGATGAACCAGTAGATGTTGGAGAGCCATTACCAGAAGAAAAATTAAGAGAAATTACAACAATCTACAGAAAAGACGGAATTCCAATGAGGGAAGACAAAGAGCTCTTAACAGTAGTTAAGAGAATCCACAGAGCAAGAACCCTTGGTGGATTCTGCCCAACAGAAGATGTATTCAAAGAACTCTAAACTAACTTATTTCTCTCTTGGCTTTAAATCAAAATCTTTAACCTTACTCATGACTAATAACTTAAATAATCAATAACCTAAAACTAAAATAGAAAAATAACAAAATTCCTCACAAATTCCTTGAGGTGAGCCTATGGAAGCAGAAAAGAAATTATTCTTAAAAGCATTGAAGGAGAAATTTGAAGAAGATCCAAAAGAAAAATACACAAAGTTCTACGTATTTGGAGGATGGAAACAATCAGCAAGAAAAAGAGAATTCGTTGAAGCAGCAGAAAAATTACTTGAGAAAAGAGGAGGAATTCCATTCTACAATCCAGACATTGGGGTTCCATTAGGTCAAAGAAAATTAATGCCATACAAACTCTCTGGAACAGACTACATTGTTGAAGGAGATGACTTACACTTCATGAACAACGCTGCAATGCAACAAATGTGGGATGACATTAGGAGAACTGTTATCGTTGGTATGGATACTGCGCATGCAGTTTTAGAGAAGAGGTTAGGGGTAGAAGTTACACCAGAAACAATCAACGAATACATGGAAACCATCAACCACGCATTACCTGGTGGGGCAGTTGTCCAAGAGCACATGGTTGAGGTCCACCCAGCATTAGCATGGGACTGTTACGCTAAGATATTCACTGGAGACGATGAATTAGCAGATGAGATTGACAAGAAGTTCTTAATTGACATCAACAAATTGTTCCCAGAAGAACAAGCAGAACAAATCAAGAAAGCTATCGGTAAAAGAACATACCAAGTCAACAGAGTACCAACATTAGTCGGTAGAGTTTGTGATGGAGGTACAATTGCAAGATGGTCTGCAATGCAAATTGGTATGTCCTTCATTACAGCATACAAGCTCTGTGCTGGGGAGGCAGCAATTGCTGACTTCTCCTACGCTGCAAAACACGCAGACGTTATCCAAATGGGTACACTCTTACCAGCAAGAAGAGCAAGAGGTCCAAACGAACCAGGTGGAATTCCATTCGGTATCTTAGCAGATATTGTCCAAACTTCAAGGGTAAGTGATGACCCAGTAGAACAAGCATTAGAAGTCGTTGGTGCAGGGGCAATGTTATACGACCAAATCTGGCTTGGTTCCTACATGTCTGGTGGTGTCGGATTCACACAATATGCAACCGCAGCTTACACAGATGACATCTTAGATGACTTCTCCTACTACGGATATGATTACATAACCAAGAAATATGGAGGATGTAACTCAATTAAACCAACTATGGATGTAGTTGAGGACATTGCAACAGAAGTGACCTTATACGCATTAGAGCAATATGACGAATATCCAGCGTTGTTAGAGGATCACTTTGGAGGTTCCCAAAGAGCAGCAGTTACAGCTGCAGCAGCAGGAATTACTACCGCATTAGCTACTGGTAACTCAAACGCTGGATTGAACGGATGGTACTTAAGCCAAATCTTACACAAAGAATACCACAGCAGATTAGGATTCTACGGATACGACTTGCAAGACCAATGTGGTGCCGCTAACTCATTATCAATTAGAAACGACGAGTCCTCACCATTAGAATTGAGAGGTCCAAACTATCCAAACTACGCAATGAACGTCGGTCACCAAGGAGAATACGCAGGTATTACACAAGCAGCACACTCAGCAAGAGGAGATGCATTTGCTCTCAACCCATTAATTAAAGTAGCATTCGCAGATCCATCATTGATCTTCGACTTTGCACACCCAAGAAAAGAGTTTGCAAGAGGTGCTTTAAGAGAATTCGAACCAGCAGGAGAAAGAGATCCAATTATTCCAGCACACTAAGGGCTTTTGCCCTTAATAAATTTTTTTTTTAATTATGTTTATATTGTTTTAGATTTAGTAACAATATGTAAAAGATACAAAAATCTTAAGTAAAAATAAAAAATTCTTTAATCTGACTTTTGCGAAATCAAATGGAAAAGAATATATATTATATAAGGAAAGATAAAAAATATCTTATTTTATTTGGGGTTGTGTTGTGTTAATGTTAATATTATTTTGTGAGGTGAAAAAATGGATACTACATTAATAGCCCTTGGAGCGTTGGCTTTGGCAGGAGCAGCAGCAACAATTGCTGGATGTGCAGAAGACTTAGAGTCTGACGTAGGTTCTCAGTCCAACCCTAACTCACAGGTTCAGTTAGCTCCACAAATGGGTAACATCCACAGATACTTCAACAAGGCAATTTCAGGGGAGCCAGTTTCATACGGTTTGTATGTTGCTGTTGCTGGTGCAATAGCATGGGCATTATTAAACTATGGGTTGAATCCTGTTCTTGCATTGGTAGCTGGTTCTGGTGTGGCAGCATTTGTTCATGGAGCTTATGCAGTTAGCTCATACTTAGGTAGAATTGTTGGTCAATCAAAGAACTTCGGTCAACCAGTTTACATGGATGTTGTTTTAAGCCACTTAGGGCCTATAGTAGGGCATGGATTTATAGCGGTATTCTGTATGGTTTTTGCAGCATATTTAGCAAATAATGTATTAGGAAACCCATTCCCATTGCCATTGGTAGCATTGATATTTGGTATTACAGTTGGGGCAATTGGTTCCTCCACAGGAGACGTTCACTATGGTGCTGAAAGAGAATATCAAAAGTATCCATTTGGAGGAGGGGTTCCTGTCGCTAACCATGGAGATATTGATATTAAAGCAGAATATGGTTTAAGAAATGGTTTGGACTCATCGTACTTCTGTTCAAGATTAGGTGGACCATTAACAGGGCTTTGCTTTGGTTTGATTATATTCTTAGATGGTTGGAGAGGCGTTTTAGGTGAAATTCTTGGAAATGATTTAATGACAAAATCAGTTATTGCGATCATTATAGGGCTTTTAATTGTTGTTGTCGCTGCAATATTAAATAGAAAAGTTGAGGTATTTGCAAGAGAGAAATACGGACCATACACAAAATAAGTTTGTATGACACAACAAATTCAAAATTGACTATAAACATGGAATGTGGTGATATCATGGATGCTGTGAGTTTATTGATACCTCTTGCAGAAATTACAATTGCAGGGGCTATAATTAATGCAAGTGTTCATTTTGTTCCTGTCGGTGGAGCTCCAGCAGCAATGGCTACATCAACTGGGGTAGGTACAGGTACAACACAGTTAGCGGCAGGTGCAGGGTTTACTGGATTAATGGCTGCTGCAGCAATGGCTGCTCAGGCAGGAGTTGACGTATTCAATCCAGCACACTTGGCTTTAATTGCTCTTTCTGGAGCAGTAGGTTCAATGATTATGCTTGGTATTACAATGTTGATTGGGCAGTTGATTTATGTATTTGGAGTAGGGGTTGTTCCAGCAGCAGATAAGTGTGAAAAAGACCCTATAACAGGAGATGAACAAAGACCTTACATCACACCAGGTACAACTGGTCACGCAGTTCCTACAGTTTGTTTTGTTAGTGGTTTAATTGGAGCAGGACTTGGAGGTATTGGTGGGGCTCTTGCGTACATTGCATTAAAACAATTAGGATTTGACACAGCAATTGCTGGAATTTTAGCAGTTGGGTTTTTCTTCATAAATGCGGTTCTTGCGTCCTATAACATTGGAGGAACAATCGAAGGATTCCACGATCCAAAATTCAAGAAAATGCCAAATGGGGTTATAGCATCATTCGTAGCATCATTATTGTGTGGACTTGTATTATTAGGAATGGCAGGTTTGGCATAAATTAGGCTATGGCTTTGCCTATTATATAAGCATAAACAAGGATTCTACACAAAAACAATAAAAATTAAAAATTGAGTTGGTGGTAATATGGCTCATGGTGGAGGAGGTCATGCAGCAGAAGTATATCCAGAAAACCAAGTTTTGGCTGTAGGGGCAATCTTGGCTATAGTAGGAATGTATGTTGCTCACTTTGTTCCAAGTTTGTCAATGTTGATAGGTGGGTTATTAGCAGCAGGAGCATGTGTTGCTGGAGCAAACACTGTTAGGAAAGTTGCTGCTTATGGTTTAGGTACTGGGGTTCCATCCATTGGTATGATTAGTTTAGGTATGGGAACAATGGCTGCATTGGCAGGAGTTTTAATTCCTAAGGTATTTGGTATTCCTGAAATTGTAACACCAATACTTGCAGCAGTTATTGCAATAGTTGTTGGATTTATAATTGGTAGGTTAACAGTAAATCCAGTAGGTATGAAAATCCCAATTATGGTTCAAAGTATGACAAAACTTTCCCTTGCAGGAGCTTTGGCAATCCTTGGATTCTGTGTCGCTTATGCAGGAGGATTTTCAGCAGATGTGTTCATTGATAATGCAGTTAAAAATGGAATTATTGCATTAGCATTTATTGGAGCAGGTATGTCAATATTGCATCCTTTCAACGCATGTTTAGGTCCAAATGAGAGCCACGAAAGAACATTAACTCTTGCAGTGGCATGTGGTTTAATAACATGGTTAGTCTTTGCCATTGCTAAATTAGATCTAATCTCAACAATCGTTGCTGCAATACTTTGGGCTATTGCATATGGAACATATGTGAAGATGTCATTAAGAGATGCATGCTGTGTCCTCTACACCCCAGAATTGCCTAAGAAGGAAGAAGAGTAAGGTGGTATAATGGAAGTTGTCAAGATATGTCCAGAGATCGATGTAGTTATGGAAGTTAATAGTGGTCTTGTGGCAGAAATGAGAAAGGATGTCCTCGTTGTAGATTTAACTCATGTTGAAGAAGAAGTTAAAAAATTAGAGAGATTGGCAACAGCACTCAAGAACTCATTAGACCCAAGAAACCCGCCATTGAATACATTCGACAACAGAGATGGAGTATATAAAATTTCAGGGCTTTTTAAAGGTATGTTCTTTGGGTTCTGGATAACACTTGCGATTCTTGTGTTAGTAGTGATATTAGTGATTAAAACGAATTTAAGCTTAATAGGTCTATAATTTGAATTTGGAGGTGCTGAAACATGGCAAATAAGAAAGCCCCTGCGGCAGGATGGCCTATTGTGTCTGGAGAGTATGTCGTTGGGAACCCTGAGAGTTGTGTTGGGGTTGTAACTTTGGGTTCCCACGGTTTAGAGCAAGCATGTATTGATGCTGGTGCTGCGATAGCAGGACCTTGCCACACAGAAAACTTAGGAATCGAAAAAGTCGTAGCAAATTACATATCAAACCCAAACATTAGGTTTATGGTGTTGTGTGGTTCAGAGGTTCAGGGACACATTACTGGACAGTGTTTTAAAGCGTTATGGGAAAATGGTATTGGTGACGATGGGGGTATTATTGGAGCGAAAGGAGCAATTCCATTCTTAGAAAACGTTGGTAAAGACGCAGTCGAAAGATTCCAAAGGCAAATTGTCGAAGTCGTTGACTTAATCGACTGTGAAGATGTTAGCAAGATAACTGCAGCTATAAAAGAGTGCATCTCAAAAGACCCTGGAGCTATAGACGAAGAACCAATGGTCTTAGACCTTGAAGGCGGAGGAGCAGGAGGAGAAGAAGAAGGGGCAACAGTAAAACCAACATCCCCAGAAATTGCATTAATAGAAGCAAGAATGAGATTAATATCTGAAAAAATAAATGATGCAGCAATACTTGCAAAATATAATGCTGGATACTACAACGGAAAAGTTCAAGGAATTGCAATAGGATTGTTCTTGTCCTTGTTGTTATTCTCATTAATACACCCATTGTTATAATTTGGAGGTGCTGAAACATGGCAAATAAGAAAGCCCCTGCGGCAGGATGGCCTATTGTGTCTGGAGAGTATGTCGTTGGGAACCCTGAGAGTTGTGTTGGGGTTGTAACTTTGGGTTCCCACGGTTTAGAGCAAGCATGTATTGATGCTGGTGCTGCGATAGCAGGACCTTGCCACACAGAAAACTTAGGAATCGAAAAAGTCGTAGCAAATTACATATCAAACCCAAACATTAGGTTTATGGTGTTGTGTGGTTCAGAGGTTCAGGGACACATTACTGGACAGTGTTTTAAAGCGTTATGGGAAAATGGTATTGGTGACGATGGGGGTATTATTGGAGCGAAAGGAGCAATTCCATTCTTAGAAAACGTTGGTAAAGACGCAGTCGAAAGATTCCAAAGGCAAATTGTCGAAGTCGTTGATTTAATCGACTGTGAAGATGTTAGCAAGATAACTGCAGCTATAAAAGAGTGCATTTCAAAAGACCCTGGAGCTATAGACGAAGAACCAATGGTCTTAGACCTTGAAGGCGGAGGAGCAGGAGGAGAAGAAGCAGAAGGTGGATTTGAGATAGAAGGTATTCCAACAGTTGTTGAGCCAGATCTTGAAGCATGCCAAAAACTTCTTGAAAAGTTAGAATACAAAGTTGGTTTAATGACAAGGGACATTGGTTTAGCATCAGGGGTAAGCTCAGAATCTGTTAAAGGGTTTGCAATTGGTTCATTACTTGCTGTTGTCTTGGTTGGAATTCCAATAATATTAAAATTCTTAATAG
The sequence above is a segment of the Methanotorris igneus Kol 5 genome. Coding sequences within it:
- the mcrD gene encoding methyl-coenzyme M reductase operon protein D yields the protein MIEVEVFPHRYLKATTTEKFLNKVYALETTERIIIHGQPLPKTVYYGPAKGTPVNHSERKIISVGGVPVELTVMAGRFWITLKDDSELDKLKEICEELFPFGYNIKVGKFLKDKPTVTDYIKYGERFVNEIDKRLIGITDPRSKFESAVKIIPKEEEKEDEEKSSKEE
- the mtrA gene encoding tetrahydromethanopterin S-methyltransferase subunit A, translated to MANKKAPAAGWPIVSGEYVVGNPESCVGVVTLGSHGLEQACIDAGAAIAGPCHTENLGIEKVVANYISNPNIRFMVLCGSEVQGHITGQCFKALWENGIGDDGGIIGAKGAIPFLENVGKDAVERFQRQIVEVVDLIDCEDVSKITAAIKECISKDPGAIDEEPMVLDLEGGGAGGEEEGATVKPTSPEIALIEARMRLISEKINDAAILAKYNAGYYNGKVQGIAIGLFLSLLLFSLIHPLL
- the mtrD gene encoding tetrahydromethanopterin S-methyltransferase subunit D, producing the protein MDAVSLLIPLAEITIAGAIINASVHFVPVGGAPAAMATSTGVGTGTTQLAAGAGFTGLMAAAAMAAQAGVDVFNPAHLALIALSGAVGSMIMLGITMLIGQLIYVFGVGVVPAADKCEKDPITGDEQRPYITPGTTGHAVPTVCFVSGLIGAGLGGIGGALAYIALKQLGFDTAIAGILAVGFFFINAVLASYNIGGTIEGFHDPKFKKMPNGVIASFVASLLCGLVLLGMAGLA
- the mcrB gene encoding coenzyme-B sulfoethylthiotransferase subunit beta, translated to MVKYEDKINLYDAKGNLVEENVPLEAISPLHNPTIQKIVKDIKRTVAVNLAGIENALKTGAVGGKACIIPGRTLDLPIVENAETIMDYVEKLLRVSPDDDTNLKLINGGKQMAVQLPSKRLEVAAEYSVSMLNTAMALKEAIIKTFDVDMFDAPMVHAAILGRYPQVPDYMGANIASLLGAPTNLEGLGYALRNIMVNHYVATTKKNIMNAVAFASIMEQTAMFEMGDAIGVFERLHLLGLAYQGLNADNLVIDLVKANGKNGTVGTVVASVVERALEDGVITEDKKLPSGFVMYKPVDVAKWNAYAAAGLVAAVIVNCGAARAAQNVASTILYYNDILEYETGLPGVDFGRAEGTAVGFSFFSHSIYGGGGPGIFHGNHVVTRHSKGFAIPPVCAAMCVDAGTQMFSPEKTSALVGAVYSAIDEFREPLKYVIEGALEIKDKI
- the mtrC gene encoding tetrahydromethanopterin S-methyltransferase subunit MtrC codes for the protein MAHGGGGHAAEVYPENQVLAVGAILAIVGMYVAHFVPSLSMLIGGLLAAGACVAGANTVRKVAAYGLGTGVPSIGMISLGMGTMAALAGVLIPKVFGIPEIVTPILAAVIAIVVGFIIGRLTVNPVGMKIPIMVQSMTKLSLAGALAILGFCVAYAGGFSADVFIDNAVKNGIIALAFIGAGMSILHPFNACLGPNESHERTLTLAVACGLITWLVFAIAKLDLISTIVAAILWAIAYGTYVKMSLRDACCVLYTPELPKKEEE
- the mcrC gene encoding methyl-coenzyme M reductase I operon protein C → MPVGRKEQIIDCRAVMGLGEGGGLAQRGTFAEALRNDVVVVAMSPGRRHITKPVCEITYGIREAGIQTSVLVLDAGSGIPHDAPHGSLGSTFGLKPEEAAQINRHKLCVVHFGNVINHVVYKARLLLRYVEIPTIVVCQCPVDMEDFAKVGVKTLNVMPVEPQTKGMIVDIVTGVVRGESCPQTKIDEIIEKIKKHLT
- the mmp10 gene encoding methyl coenzyme M reductase-arginine methyltransferase Mmp10 (Mmp10 (methanogenesis marker protein 10) is a cobalamin-requiring radical SAM methyltransferase that creates the methylarginine modification to methyl coenzyme M reductase.), whose product is MDFEDNKKNKKAQLLVDLKGEPGKDCNGFCRFCYFRKANSKDVFPFGCKHCTFQIGCDYCTYSVREMNGNFLPLPFVLQQVQGALFFNKYDKVNITGGGDISCYPFLEELCKYISDMGLKIHLGYTSGKGFGSLDIAKNLVDYGVDEVTFSVFSTNEKLRKEWMNDKNAKTSLECLKYFCENCEVHCAIIVVPGVNDGKELIKTVGDLVDWGAKAVILMRFANKIEQGLILENAPIVEGIKPHTIEEFKSIVKEIHETFGNKVRVSGTPLYDPVTNTPFAIAHEENILNKLKNKIECEATIITGNVAYPFLKKIFDETPVNVVKVNKDIADLITAKDLEQINLKELSDTVFIPPRAFVHDRVAEEILTRDGEKRMILRGIEQLTLDGEVSGIYTKKEAIEFELNAFNELIGMINFFGVRK
- the mtrA gene encoding tetrahydromethanopterin S-methyltransferase subunit A, which encodes MANKKAPAAGWPIVSGEYVVGNPESCVGVVTLGSHGLEQACIDAGAAIAGPCHTENLGIEKVVANYISNPNIRFMVLCGSEVQGHITGQCFKALWENGIGDDGGIIGAKGAIPFLENVGKDAVERFQRQIVEVVDLIDCEDVSKITAAIKECISKDPGAIDEEPMVLDLEGGGAGGEEAEGGFEIEGIPTVVEPDLEACQKLLEKLEYKVGLMTRDIGLASGVSSESVKGFAIGSLLAVVLVGIPIILKFLIG
- a CDS encoding tetrahydromethanopterin S-methyltransferase subunit B; protein product: MEVVKICPEIDVVMEVNSGLVAEMRKDVLVVDLTHVEEEVKKLERLATALKNSLDPRNPPLNTFDNRDGVYKISGLFKGMFFGFWITLAILVLVVILVIKTNLSLIGL
- the mcrG gene encoding coenzyme-B sulfoethylthiotransferase subunit gamma, whose protein sequence is MAYKPQFYPGETKIAQNRRNHMNPDVELEKLREIPDEDVVKIMGHRQPGEDYKTIHPPLEEMDLPEDYVRDLVEPINGAKEGHRIRYIQFADSMYFAPAQPYDRARTYMWRFRGVDTGTLSGRQVIEMRESDLEALSKNFLIDTAFFDPARCGIRGATVHGHSLRLDENGLMFDALQRYVYDEKTGHVVYVKDQVGRPLDEPVDVGEPLPEEKLREITTIYRKDGIPMREDKELLTVVKRIHRARTLGGFCPTEDVFKEL
- the mtrE gene encoding tetrahydromethanopterin S-methyltransferase subunit E, encoding MDTTLIALGALALAGAAATIAGCAEDLESDVGSQSNPNSQVQLAPQMGNIHRYFNKAISGEPVSYGLYVAVAGAIAWALLNYGLNPVLALVAGSGVAAFVHGAYAVSSYLGRIVGQSKNFGQPVYMDVVLSHLGPIVGHGFIAVFCMVFAAYLANNVLGNPFPLPLVALIFGITVGAIGSSTGDVHYGAEREYQKYPFGGGVPVANHGDIDIKAEYGLRNGLDSSYFCSRLGGPLTGLCFGLIIFLDGWRGVLGEILGNDLMTKSVIAIIIGLLIVVVAAILNRKVEVFAREKYGPYTK
- the mcrA gene encoding coenzyme-B sulfoethylthiotransferase subunit alpha, translating into MEAEKKLFLKALKEKFEEDPKEKYTKFYVFGGWKQSARKREFVEAAEKLLEKRGGIPFYNPDIGVPLGQRKLMPYKLSGTDYIVEGDDLHFMNNAAMQQMWDDIRRTVIVGMDTAHAVLEKRLGVEVTPETINEYMETINHALPGGAVVQEHMVEVHPALAWDCYAKIFTGDDELADEIDKKFLIDINKLFPEEQAEQIKKAIGKRTYQVNRVPTLVGRVCDGGTIARWSAMQIGMSFITAYKLCAGEAAIADFSYAAKHADVIQMGTLLPARRARGPNEPGGIPFGILADIVQTSRVSDDPVEQALEVVGAGAMLYDQIWLGSYMSGGVGFTQYATAAYTDDILDDFSYYGYDYITKKYGGCNSIKPTMDVVEDIATEVTLYALEQYDEYPALLEDHFGGSQRAAVTAAAAGITTALATGNSNAGLNGWYLSQILHKEYHSRLGFYGYDLQDQCGAANSLSIRNDESSPLELRGPNYPNYAMNVGHQGEYAGITQAAHSARGDAFALNPLIKVAFADPSLIFDFAHPRKEFARGALREFEPAGERDPIIPAH